A window of the Leucothrix mucor DSM 2157 genome harbors these coding sequences:
- a CDS encoding TolB family protein produces the protein MYFKIKTIAVLKEVYLLTMLFLISGLVAGCVSDSSEEETELLQKTTTVQFEERTLTVAFAPSLGINTSSPQPEAGYRESADSELEETSSVGLAIPFVDIFRIARPFKELSIGITTDQSGWVTSIEEGGNARTKLLVGLVPEGSIPYGDYTVLYEGQGEIGFSSNVIASPLPVSLKNEGFQGRIIKIEAGVSEVTLQVAGIEEGKGNYIKDIRVIMPGGTCEGINHLWVADESSCSDSQPFTSFVDRLKNDREAIIFNPDYLNFLKDFNTVRMMNLMEASPGQSTCQDNLRQLIESCITHVDTWDERALLGDAVWGGSDLTSLSTKSGVYNRVSRKGVPVEVAVELANQANVNPWFNMPHAADDNYIRLFAKYVREHLNSHLRVYIEYSNEVWNFRFIGHFYAELKGNELGFDTVPDEFINYTARGADYFSRLRYYSKRSVEIFDLWEAAFSGKERLIRVMGTQIGDKVFSEKILEFENAVGRSKVDALAIAPYFSGCVNRSSDLCAGAPKVTTEAETVDDLFEVIDWESSTDGLSGTIRKIKAQAQIASDYNVQLLAYEGGQHFTSNDGDLRELIKAANNDPRMKQRYLDLLNAWQSETKHVTTLFMLYSMPQLPYYFGNWGVKEYLSQPRSEAPKYDAAMTFQESMLGPWWDDTIPVDSDGDGVYDRDDEFPDDRSEWSDTDLDGVGNNSDTDDDNDGMPDAWELEYGLDPLDASDATTDADDDNVINLNEYLAQTNPELQDSDGDGITDDLDEVNGSGLWGYACNVVNDPNSDTRRWGINQYDLAGLPNAVTESVYSMGKNRTIQSVACDPAGENILFSMKDSVQGDYEIYELEVTSGLVTQITDNDTDDVDVTRSRDGLTVAWQKRLPDDRQALELRQYQENGEFTGTTLASANPFVQPSLSPNGEWLTFVQLRPSSFAVMRYDILNTTYTEVRVIARRKKLYHPSITDDGNKVGWSERTSMLRYRVKDLTEDITTDVIYEVNGVEHAVLSGDGRHVIYSVNTSGHAQTYLMEIDTLDTTIIGETLTNPIRYLSNNWLGSLRSSGFELNQVTGRHLRSLDQSMTFWFRNNGSGVRYTSGADEVAFIWELDDGVVTISEPGAKSAWVIHLLAATGGQYSVSIISPDGSGGVARQMDTLYREEVTVSQH, from the coding sequence ATGTACTTTAAGATCAAAACTATAGCAGTACTTAAGGAAGTCTACTTACTAACGATGCTTTTCTTGATATCTGGCTTAGTAGCCGGCTGTGTTAGCGATTCATCCGAGGAAGAAACTGAGCTACTCCAAAAAACAACCACCGTCCAATTCGAAGAGCGCACGTTGACAGTCGCATTTGCGCCTTCTCTGGGTATTAATACTTCATCTCCTCAGCCCGAGGCTGGTTATCGTGAGAGTGCTGACTCTGAGTTAGAGGAAACATCTTCTGTAGGCTTGGCGATCCCATTTGTGGATATCTTCCGAATCGCCAGACCGTTCAAAGAACTCTCTATTGGCATCACGACCGATCAGTCAGGTTGGGTGACGAGTATTGAGGAGGGGGGAAATGCAAGAACCAAGCTTCTGGTTGGGCTTGTACCCGAAGGTTCCATTCCCTATGGTGATTACACTGTGCTCTATGAGGGGCAAGGTGAGATTGGTTTTAGTAGCAATGTCATCGCAAGCCCCTTGCCGGTTTCCCTTAAAAATGAAGGGTTTCAAGGTAGGATAATCAAAATTGAGGCTGGTGTTTCCGAAGTGACTCTACAGGTTGCCGGTATCGAAGAAGGTAAAGGGAATTACATTAAGGATATTCGCGTGATTATGCCTGGTGGAACCTGTGAAGGCATTAACCACCTTTGGGTTGCCGATGAATCTTCTTGCAGTGATAGTCAGCCGTTTACATCATTTGTCGACCGATTGAAGAACGATCGGGAGGCGATTATCTTCAACCCGGACTATCTGAATTTTCTGAAAGACTTTAATACAGTGCGAATGATGAACCTCATGGAAGCAAGCCCCGGACAGTCTACTTGCCAGGATAATCTGAGGCAGTTGATTGAGTCATGCATCACTCATGTTGATACTTGGGATGAGCGGGCGTTACTGGGTGATGCCGTTTGGGGTGGGTCAGATCTTACTTCGTTATCGACTAAGAGTGGCGTATACAACCGAGTGTCCAGAAAGGGGGTGCCGGTTGAGGTGGCGGTTGAATTGGCGAATCAGGCTAACGTGAATCCATGGTTCAACATGCCGCATGCTGCGGATGATAATTATATTCGTTTGTTTGCAAAATATGTCAGAGAGCATCTGAATAGCCATTTGCGTGTATACATTGAGTACTCCAATGAGGTTTGGAACTTCAGGTTTATTGGACATTTCTATGCGGAGTTGAAAGGGAATGAGCTGGGCTTCGATACAGTACCTGATGAATTTATAAATTATACAGCTCGCGGGGCAGATTATTTTTCGAGGCTTAGATATTACTCCAAGCGGTCGGTTGAAATTTTCGACCTATGGGAAGCTGCATTTTCTGGTAAGGAGCGTCTGATTCGAGTGATGGGAACTCAAATTGGAGACAAGGTATTTTCAGAAAAAATTCTGGAGTTTGAGAATGCTGTAGGCCGCTCTAAGGTGGATGCGCTTGCGATAGCACCGTATTTTTCAGGCTGCGTGAATCGCTCGAGTGACTTATGTGCTGGCGCACCTAAGGTAACAACAGAGGCTGAAACGGTTGATGACTTGTTTGAAGTGATTGATTGGGAGTCATCAACAGATGGGCTGAGCGGCACGATCAGAAAAATAAAAGCTCAGGCTCAAATCGCGAGTGATTATAACGTGCAACTCCTAGCCTATGAGGGAGGGCAGCATTTCACTTCAAACGACGGGGATTTAAGAGAGTTAATCAAAGCCGCTAATAATGACCCCAGAATGAAGCAGCGTTATTTGGATTTGTTAAACGCTTGGCAATCAGAGACAAAGCATGTCACGACACTGTTTATGTTGTACTCGATGCCACAACTGCCTTATTACTTCGGTAATTGGGGCGTAAAAGAATATTTAAGTCAGCCTCGTTCAGAAGCACCAAAATACGATGCAGCGATGACGTTTCAGGAGTCCATGTTAGGGCCGTGGTGGGATGACACGATTCCGGTCGATAGCGATGGCGATGGTGTTTATGATCGTGATGATGAATTCCCGGATGATCGCTCTGAGTGGTCAGATACTGATTTGGATGGCGTTGGCAATAATTCAGATACCGACGATGATAACGATGGCATGCCGGATGCCTGGGAGTTGGAGTATGGTTTAGACCCACTGGATGCGTCTGATGCGACTACGGATGCTGATGATGATAATGTGATTAATCTCAATGAGTACTTAGCACAGACAAACCCTGAGCTTCAGGACTCTGACGGTGACGGCATTACTGATGATCTTGATGAGGTGAACGGTAGCGGACTTTGGGGTTACGCCTGCAATGTGGTGAATGACCCGAACAGCGATACGCGACGTTGGGGAATTAACCAATATGATTTAGCGGGCCTGCCAAATGCGGTGACTGAGTCCGTTTATAGTATGGGTAAAAATCGTACCATCCAATCGGTAGCTTGTGATCCGGCTGGTGAGAATATTTTATTCTCCATGAAAGATTCAGTTCAAGGTGATTACGAGATCTATGAACTGGAAGTGACCAGCGGGCTTGTCACTCAAATCACGGATAATGATACCGATGATGTCGATGTGACTCGTAGCCGTGATGGCCTTACGGTCGCTTGGCAGAAGAGGTTGCCGGATGACCGTCAGGCGCTTGAGTTGCGTCAGTATCAAGAGAATGGTGAGTTCACTGGTACTACTCTGGCTAGTGCTAACCCCTTTGTGCAGCCATCATTAAGCCCCAATGGTGAGTGGCTTACATTTGTGCAATTGCGCCCCAGTTCCTTTGCTGTGATGCGTTATGATATTTTGAATACGACGTACACAGAAGTAAGAGTGATCGCGCGTCGTAAAAAGCTCTACCACCCAAGTATTACGGATGATGGTAATAAAGTGGGTTGGTCTGAGCGGACCTCAATGCTTCGTTACCGGGTAAAGGACTTGACGGAGGACATCACGACTGATGTGATCTATGAGGTTAATGGTGTTGAACACGCAGTGCTTTCTGGGGATGGTAGGCACGTAATTTACAGTGTTAATACCTCCGGTCATGCACAGACGTATCTGATGGAAATAGACACGTTGGATACTACCATCATCGGTGAAACCTTAACGAACCCAATACGTTATCTGTCGAATAACTGGTTAGGTAGCTTGCGAAGTAGTGGCTTTGAGCTTAATCAAGTGACGGGGAGGCACCTTCGAAGCCTTGATCAATCCATGACTTTCTGGTTTAGAAATAACGGGAGTGGTGTGCGCTATACTTCGGGTGCTGATGAAGTAGCTTTTATCTGGGAGTTGGATGATGGTGTAGTGACTATAAGCGAGCCGGGTGCTAAATCGGCTTGGGTGATCCACTTATTGGCTGCAACCGGAGGACAGTATTCAGTATCCATCATTTCACCGGATGGAAGCGGTGGCGTTGCCCGGCAGATGGATACTCTTTATCGAGAGGAAGTTACAGTCTCCCAACACTAG